A portion of the Oceanidesulfovibrio indonesiensis genome contains these proteins:
- a CDS encoding universal stress protein, translating into MSKNLTKDSLDMGFCETRLQHNPDSADDPTLFQVFVSNHASRQASRIGMAVAKRGCGSRWKLHESINERELRMVTKQNGKKILVAMDNSEFAQQALSEAIGYAKCSNGTLSVLSVAPILGVLEEMPPGITDKLIAEAQVVVDKAKETVRNAGLEPDGTVRQGASPAEEIVAYIQEYGFDLVIVGNKGKSNLGRFIMGSVAERVAAHAPCSVWIVKQQD; encoded by the coding sequence GTGTCGAAGAATCTCACAAAAGACTCCTTGGACATGGGGTTTTGCGAAACCCGTTTACAGCATAATCCGGACAGTGCTGATGATCCTACGCTCTTTCAGGTCTTTGTCAGTAATCACGCAAGCCGTCAAGCATCTCGCATTGGTATGGCAGTTGCTAAACGTGGGTGTGGTTCGCGTTGGAAATTGCATGAATCCATCAATGAAAGGGAGTTGAGGATGGTCACCAAGCAGAACGGGAAAAAGATTTTGGTGGCGATGGACAATTCGGAGTTCGCCCAGCAGGCGCTCAGCGAAGCTATTGGTTACGCCAAGTGTAGCAATGGTACGCTGAGCGTGCTGAGCGTGGCGCCGATACTCGGGGTGCTCGAAGAAATGCCCCCTGGCATCACGGACAAGCTCATCGCCGAAGCGCAAGTGGTTGTGGACAAGGCCAAGGAAACGGTGCGGAACGCCGGACTTGAACCCGACGGCACTGTTCGCCAGGGAGCCTCCCCCGCTGAGGAAATCGTGGCCTACATCCAGGAGTACGGTTTCGATCTCGTCATCGTGGGCAACAAAGGAAAATCGAACCTGGGACGGTTTATCATGGGAAGCGTTGCCGAACGCGTCGCTGCGCACGCGCCATGTTCGGTCTGGATCGTCAAGCAACAGGATTGA
- a CDS encoding sigma-54-dependent transcriptional regulator, translating to MRFFDTNYRLLSLIPLTQRFSYKTLASKLLITLVPALVLLLAVTGYFTYSISADFIAVALKRNIQVQNLGQAHALEAFLEDAKQDLLYAAQSHADNISLRDYLLRINRVGGHQYPFMAFISLTGDHHSFVVQHDDRIVELPARRINDISPDPMEFYEHAKELQNGSVWISPLERAQLPFPYDRNANNRLSIHIWQMVTPVMEGGSLSGFLVLAFDAKAIRDILTLYNSTASPLWAYARSSEIRFSYVFTTDGWVLFQSDDEGQQDPELSTYKLRAECDGTMGMPALDSAFRPASNCQRFWKMVSEVQKGKQGVIPYPEDVPGATFHKEHSTAFAPVYFKPSLDSPPVIWNGIAFEDRSRLTMAAGYKHVDVMFLITLAASMLAVIVIFFLSRYATRPIFKLTKAVQNIQASGKLEPIRISRAGYETTSLQDAINKMLLTMRKQMEEIHIRDMRIKSENLREPIEFDESYQALMSSSALNPLPEIQGLGPRMDTLRAEILKAAKVDVDVLIVGETGTGKQLTAEAIHNHSSRRGKPLISINCGELDENLLMDTLFGHVKGAFTEAKGDRKGAFLEAHDGTLFLDEIQVASPRVQQALLRAIAMRKVKPLGSDKEHEVDVRVIAATNIDLRHLIEAKLFREDLYFRLKVITVHTPPLREHRENLLFLAMHFLHEAERITGKDNLTLSKGALERMKSYNWPGNIRELRNCITRAAVMTEGQVIQVEELLLDPDAPNDMRAPTSSDDSGYIFKQHQDDTPYEVHPAPGREASVSSVEDASSAPAERVRLLPDTHEMLNPRQQKAWPRIQQMGSVTRSEYEELLDSQISARTANYDLQDMVSKGLLFKKGRGPSTRYIVVKDTRTGA from the coding sequence GTGAGATTCTTCGACACCAATTATCGCCTGCTCAGCCTTATCCCGTTGACGCAACGCTTCAGCTATAAAACGCTCGCCAGCAAACTCCTCATCACGCTTGTTCCGGCCCTGGTTCTGCTGCTCGCCGTAACAGGTTATTTCACCTACAGCATTTCAGCGGATTTCATCGCTGTCGCTCTGAAGCGAAACATCCAGGTTCAGAATCTGGGGCAAGCCCACGCTCTTGAAGCATTTTTGGAGGACGCCAAGCAGGACCTTCTCTATGCCGCGCAGAGTCACGCAGACAACATCTCGTTGCGCGATTACCTGTTGCGAATCAATCGTGTCGGCGGTCACCAATATCCATTCATGGCATTCATCTCGCTCACTGGCGATCATCATTCATTCGTTGTCCAGCATGATGATCGCATCGTTGAGCTCCCCGCTCGCAGGATCAACGATATCTCCCCGGACCCCATGGAGTTCTATGAGCACGCCAAGGAATTGCAGAATGGTTCCGTCTGGATATCTCCGCTGGAAAGGGCGCAGCTTCCATTCCCTTACGACCGGAATGCCAACAACAGGCTCAGTATCCATATCTGGCAGATGGTTACCCCTGTCATGGAAGGAGGTTCATTGAGCGGCTTTCTTGTGCTTGCTTTCGATGCCAAGGCGATCCGCGACATTCTGACTCTGTACAACTCCACCGCATCCCCGCTGTGGGCCTATGCGCGGAGTTCCGAGATACGCTTCAGCTACGTGTTCACAACCGATGGCTGGGTACTTTTCCAGTCCGATGACGAAGGCCAGCAGGACCCGGAGCTTTCCACGTACAAACTGCGCGCGGAGTGCGACGGCACCATGGGCATGCCCGCCTTGGACAGCGCCTTCCGGCCCGCTTCAAACTGCCAGCGTTTCTGGAAAATGGTCTCCGAGGTCCAGAAAGGAAAGCAGGGGGTCATTCCATATCCTGAGGACGTACCCGGCGCCACCTTCCACAAGGAGCACAGTACGGCGTTTGCCCCGGTGTATTTCAAGCCATCCCTGGACAGCCCTCCGGTCATTTGGAACGGAATCGCCTTCGAAGACAGGAGCCGGCTGACCATGGCGGCAGGATACAAGCACGTAGATGTCATGTTTCTCATAACCCTTGCCGCTTCAATGCTCGCCGTCATTGTCATTTTCTTCCTGAGCAGGTATGCCACCCGACCGATTTTCAAACTGACGAAAGCCGTCCAAAATATTCAAGCTTCCGGGAAACTCGAACCGATCCGCATCTCCAGGGCCGGTTACGAAACCACATCCTTGCAGGATGCAATAAACAAGATGCTCCTTACCATGCGCAAACAGATGGAAGAGATTCATATCCGCGACATGCGCATCAAATCGGAAAACCTTCGCGAGCCCATTGAGTTCGACGAAAGCTATCAGGCGCTCATGTCCTCGTCCGCGTTGAACCCATTGCCTGAGATTCAGGGGCTGGGCCCGCGAATGGACACCCTGCGCGCAGAGATACTCAAAGCAGCCAAGGTCGATGTGGACGTGCTCATCGTTGGCGAGACCGGAACCGGCAAGCAACTCACCGCCGAAGCCATACACAACCATAGCAGCCGCCGTGGCAAGCCGCTGATCTCCATCAACTGCGGGGAGCTCGACGAGAATCTGCTTATGGACACGTTGTTTGGCCATGTGAAAGGCGCTTTCACCGAAGCCAAGGGCGACAGGAAGGGCGCCTTCCTCGAGGCGCACGACGGTACTTTGTTCCTTGATGAGATTCAGGTCGCCTCACCGCGGGTACAGCAGGCATTGCTGCGCGCTATCGCCATGCGCAAAGTCAAGCCACTCGGGAGCGACAAGGAACATGAAGTGGATGTGCGGGTCATCGCGGCCACGAACATCGATCTGCGCCACCTCATCGAGGCCAAACTTTTCCGGGAGGACCTCTACTTCCGCCTCAAAGTCATTACAGTCCACACACCGCCTCTGCGCGAGCATCGCGAGAATCTCCTTTTTCTGGCCATGCATTTTCTGCATGAGGCGGAGCGTATAACCGGCAAAGATAATCTGACCTTGAGCAAAGGCGCGCTGGAAAGAATGAAATCCTACAACTGGCCCGGCAACATTCGAGAGTTGCGTAATTGCATCACCCGCGCTGCTGTGATGACCGAAGGGCAGGTTATCCAGGTAGAGGAGCTTCTCCTGGACCCGGATGCACCTAATGACATGCGCGCCCCCACCTCTTCGGATGACAGCGGTTATATCTTCAAGCAGCATCAGGATGACACCCCGTATGAAGTGCACCCTGCGCCCGGCCGTGAAGCCTCTGTTTCTTCCGTGGAGGATGCCTCTTCCGCTCCTGCGGAGCGAGTAAGGCTGTTACCAGACACGCACGAAATGCTGAATCCCCGGCAACAAAAGGCGTGGCCCCGGATCCAGCAGATGGGAAGCGTGACGAGAAGCGAATATGAAGAACTGCTGGACAGCCAAATATCCGCACGAACTGCCAACTACGATTTGCAGGATATGGTCTCCAAGGGGTTGCTGTTCAAAAAGGGGCGGGGACCGTCCACACGGTATATTGTTGTGAAGGACACCCGAACCGGCGCCTGA
- the fliE gene encoding flagellar hook-basal body complex protein FliE, with translation MAINNIAMNAYKTALQDGQKLAGQATSKKAHSGSGENNSFSATIKDSLAKVNDLQQEKAGMIESFASGEKQNVHELMISLQKASVAMSMTSAVRGKVMEAYKEIMHMQF, from the coding sequence ATGGCCATCAACAATATTGCCATGAATGCCTACAAGACGGCGCTTCAGGACGGACAAAAGCTTGCCGGGCAGGCTACTTCCAAGAAGGCGCATAGCGGATCGGGCGAGAACAACAGTTTTTCCGCAACCATCAAGGATTCCCTGGCCAAGGTCAACGACCTCCAGCAGGAGAAAGCCGGGATGATCGAGTCCTTCGCCTCCGGCGAAAAGCAGAACGTCCATGAACTGATGATTTCCCTGCAGAAGGCGTCCGTCGCCATGTCCATGACCTCGGCGGTGCGCGGCAAGGTCATGGAGGCGTACAAGGAAATCATGCACATGCAGTTCTAG
- the fliF gene encoding flagellar basal-body MS-ring/collar protein FliF, translating to MANLFQAGLTRAKQFWGSTNAAQRIFIIGLSIAVIIAFVLMLVWLNAPNYKVLYSNLHAEDASRIVETLKKDKVPYKLVDNGATIMVPEHRVYDLRLKVAGEGGLVGEGVGFEIFDELKVGQTDFVQKINYQRALQGELSRTISEFPEVEKARVHLVIPRKSLFIEEQADTSASIVIGLAKGQELDKKQLMAIVNLVAMSVENLSKNRITVADTRGKVLYAPDEEGTLEGLTTSQLEYKKQVEGNIERRIEEMLYPIIGPGKVIAKVNADLDFSQETVLKELYDPDSAVVRSEQRSEESTQGQANTEAGVPEANFRGDGIAGAVSTQQSTRETRTTNFEINKEERRIVEPLGKLHRLSVAVIVDGTYEKNEETGEYVFVPRNQEEMQRITQLVRSAVGYESARGDSIEVSSISFGGPDIAMDRSLLDKLLDSLRSSLRPILIFLTIVVFLIVVARPVIMALIRPRVETEMVEGLEGLPEGEERLALMEGDLEESEAIDALRKIEDIKAHALQMSEQNLDQAVAILRTWMKTPEAAARA from the coding sequence ATGGCCAACCTCTTCCAGGCAGGACTCACCCGGGCGAAGCAGTTCTGGGGAAGCACCAACGCGGCGCAGCGCATCTTCATCATCGGCCTCAGCATTGCCGTCATCATTGCGTTTGTGCTGATGCTCGTCTGGCTCAACGCGCCCAACTATAAAGTCCTGTATTCCAATCTGCATGCCGAGGACGCCTCCCGCATCGTCGAGACCCTGAAGAAGGACAAGGTCCCCTACAAGCTCGTGGACAACGGCGCCACCATCATGGTGCCGGAACACAGAGTGTACGACCTGCGTCTCAAGGTGGCGGGCGAAGGCGGCCTGGTGGGCGAGGGCGTGGGCTTCGAGATTTTCGATGAGCTCAAGGTCGGCCAGACCGATTTCGTGCAGAAGATCAACTACCAGCGTGCGCTGCAGGGCGAGCTGTCGCGGACCATCAGCGAGTTTCCCGAGGTGGAAAAGGCGCGCGTGCATCTGGTCATTCCCCGCAAGAGCCTGTTCATCGAGGAACAGGCCGATACATCCGCATCCATCGTGATCGGTCTCGCCAAGGGACAGGAGCTCGACAAGAAGCAACTCATGGCCATCGTCAATCTCGTGGCCATGAGCGTGGAAAATCTGTCCAAGAACCGTATCACCGTGGCCGACACAAGGGGCAAGGTCCTCTACGCGCCCGATGAAGAAGGCACCCTGGAAGGCCTCACCACCTCGCAGCTCGAATACAAAAAGCAGGTGGAGGGCAATATCGAGCGCCGCATCGAGGAGATGCTCTACCCGATCATCGGTCCTGGTAAGGTCATCGCCAAAGTCAACGCGGATCTCGACTTCAGCCAGGAGACCGTGCTCAAAGAGCTGTACGACCCGGACAGCGCCGTGGTCCGCAGCGAGCAGCGCAGCGAGGAATCCACCCAGGGCCAGGCCAACACCGAGGCCGGCGTGCCCGAGGCCAACTTCCGCGGCGACGGTATTGCCGGGGCTGTGTCCACGCAGCAGTCCACCCGCGAGACGCGGACCACGAACTTCGAGATCAACAAGGAAGAACGACGGATCGTTGAGCCTCTCGGCAAGTTGCACCGTTTGTCCGTGGCCGTTATCGTGGACGGGACGTATGAGAAAAACGAGGAGACCGGAGAATACGTGTTCGTGCCGCGCAACCAGGAAGAGATGCAACGCATCACCCAGCTCGTGCGCAGCGCCGTGGGTTACGAGTCCGCGCGGGGAGACAGCATCGAAGTTTCATCCATCTCCTTTGGTGGACCCGACATCGCCATGGACCGCAGCCTGCTGGACAAGCTGCTCGACTCGCTGCGCAGTTCTCTGCGGCCCATCCTCATCTTCCTGACCATCGTCGTGTTCCTCATCGTGGTGGCGCGGCCGGTCATCATGGCTCTCATCCGGCCCCGCGTGGAGACGGAGATGGTGGAGGGGCTCGAAGGCCTGCCAGAAGGCGAGGAGCGACTTGCGCTCATGGAGGGCGATCTGGAGGAGTCGGAAGCCATCGACGCCCTGCGCAAGATCGAGGACATCAAGGCCCATGCGTTGCAGATGAGCGAGCAGAACCTCGACCAGGCCGTCGCGATCCTCAGAACCTGGATGAAAACGCCGGAGGCGGCAGCACGTGCCTGA
- the flgB gene encoding flagellar basal body rod protein FlgB, producing the protein MKSLFPQHMQLVGKVMDMRLQRQNVVMSNLANVRTPGYKALRLEFEEDLQAALGRDAKGKMSRTEGDHMPAKFSPEGFGPDFHRTFQPHVVHGDDSVDLDKEVGVMSKNSMMYNALATVLKKNFEGLTKIIQEGQK; encoded by the coding sequence ATGAAAAGTCTCTTTCCACAGCACATGCAATTAGTCGGGAAGGTCATGGACATGCGGCTGCAGCGTCAAAATGTCGTCATGAGCAACCTGGCGAACGTACGCACCCCTGGCTACAAGGCCCTCCGACTGGAGTTCGAGGAGGATCTGCAAGCCGCCCTGGGCCGGGACGCCAAGGGCAAGATGTCTCGTACCGAGGGCGATCATATGCCGGCAAAGTTCAGCCCAGAAGGGTTCGGTCCGGATTTTCACCGTACTTTCCAGCCCCACGTCGTCCACGGTGACGACTCTGTGGACCTCGATAAGGAAGTGGGCGTCATGAGCAAGAACAGCATGATGTACAACGCCTTGGCCACAGTGCTGAAGAAGAATTTTGAAGGCCTGACCAAGATAATTCAGGAGGGTCAGAAGTAA
- a CDS encoding sulfite exporter TauE/SafE family protein → MMESASWLYMYMPVAGVYIFWPGLVLIGFSVGVIGGFFGMGGAWMVTPGLNILGFPMAFAIGTDIAHIAGKSMISTIRHSKFGNVDYKLGVVMLVGTMVGIEIGAQLVMMLERMGMVGDVVRWVYVAFLALIALMVFSDYAKARSKKKKGEADGEHGTEGFTWYKTLHKIKIPPMMHFKASGFTCSAWLPIVVSLLTGILAGFLGIGGGLLRMPALIYLIGCPTHIAVGTDLFEVMISGLYGAFTFALKGRIELVAVFVMLTGAAIGAQIGTVATKYARGYGIRLMFGAAVLCCMISIILKQFGYGTAAAALILGTIGIICLQIMKVMFVGAYHELRDKKNQPARNAE, encoded by the coding sequence ATGATGGAAAGCGCAAGCTGGCTATATATGTACATGCCCGTGGCCGGAGTCTACATCTTCTGGCCCGGCCTGGTGCTCATTGGATTCTCGGTGGGCGTCATCGGAGGCTTTTTCGGCATGGGCGGCGCCTGGATGGTGACTCCCGGATTGAACATCCTCGGCTTCCCCATGGCGTTCGCCATTGGTACGGACATCGCCCACATCGCGGGTAAGTCCATGATCTCCACGATCCGGCACTCCAAGTTCGGAAACGTGGACTATAAACTAGGCGTAGTCATGCTTGTCGGCACCATGGTGGGCATCGAGATCGGCGCCCAGCTTGTCATGATGCTCGAAAGGATGGGCATGGTCGGCGACGTCGTGCGGTGGGTCTATGTGGCCTTCCTGGCGCTTATCGCGCTCATGGTGTTCAGCGACTACGCCAAGGCCAGGAGCAAGAAGAAGAAGGGAGAGGCCGACGGCGAGCACGGTACCGAGGGCTTTACCTGGTACAAGACTCTCCACAAGATCAAGATCCCGCCGATGATGCATTTCAAGGCATCCGGCTTCACCTGCTCCGCCTGGCTGCCTATCGTCGTCAGCCTGCTGACTGGTATCCTGGCGGGCTTCCTGGGCATCGGCGGCGGACTGCTGCGCATGCCGGCGCTCATCTACCTCATCGGCTGCCCGACCCACATCGCGGTTGGCACGGACCTCTTCGAGGTCATGATCTCCGGCCTTTACGGCGCCTTCACCTTCGCTCTGAAGGGCCGCATTGAGCTGGTCGCCGTGTTCGTCATGCTGACCGGCGCCGCCATCGGCGCGCAGATCGGCACCGTGGCGACCAAGTATGCCCGCGGCTACGGCATCCGTCTCATGTTCGGCGCCGCCGTGCTGTGCTGCATGATCTCCATCATCCTGAAGCAGTTTGGTTACGGAACAGCGGCAGCCGCGCTTATTTTGGGCACCATCGGCATCATCTGTCTGCAGATCATGAAGGTGATGTTCGTCGGCGCCTATCATGAGTTGCGTGACAAGAAGAACCAGCCCGCGCGCAACGCGGAATAA
- a CDS encoding IMP cyclohydrolase, whose translation MDRLVIKRAILSVTDKSGLADFARNLAGSGVELVSTGGTAKLLAGEGLDVTEVSQVTGFPEIMGGRVKTLHPAIHAGVLADKDNPEHMATLAELCIKPFDLVCVNLYNFAEAAKKELPLHEAVEQIDIGGPTLLRAAAKNFHSMLVVPGPDHYAAIVDEIQKDGAVSLTLRKKLAAETFAAVSAYDAMIASYLAEHEA comes from the coding sequence ATGGATCGTCTCGTCATAAAGCGCGCCATTCTCAGCGTCACAGATAAATCCGGTCTCGCCGATTTCGCACGTAACCTCGCCGGATCCGGCGTTGAACTCGTCTCCACCGGCGGCACCGCCAAGCTGCTGGCCGGTGAAGGGCTCGACGTCACCGAGGTCAGTCAGGTCACCGGCTTTCCGGAGATCATGGGCGGCCGTGTCAAAACCCTGCATCCGGCCATCCACGCCGGCGTACTCGCGGACAAAGACAACCCCGAGCATATGGCGACCCTGGCCGAGTTGTGCATCAAACCCTTCGACCTCGTCTGCGTGAATCTCTACAACTTTGCCGAGGCAGCGAAGAAAGAGCTGCCCCTGCACGAGGCCGTGGAGCAAATCGACATCGGCGGCCCCACACTCCTGCGCGCCGCAGCCAAAAACTTCCATTCCATGCTCGTGGTTCCCGGCCCGGACCACTACGCCGCCATCGTCGACGAAATCCAGAAGGACGGCGCCGTTTCCTTGACGCTGCGCAAAAAGCTGGCTGCCGAGACATTCGCCGCCGTTTCAGCGTATGATGCAATGATCGCGTCGTACCTCGCGGAGCATGAAGCCTAA
- a CDS encoding DVU0150 family protein, with protein sequence MKAKRIGLFILAFAVIQALLPGLLMAAGGPATDLVVVADTRRLDSGILLYFADLYNTNPTLMAIWAVVLTAAYGCFLGFLMDFLMARTGLDLKSRKIVEH encoded by the coding sequence ATGAAGGCAAAGCGTATTGGATTGTTCATCCTCGCTTTCGCGGTAATTCAGGCGCTGCTTCCTGGGTTGCTGATGGCGGCAGGAGGCCCCGCGACCGACCTGGTCGTCGTGGCTGACACGAGGCGTCTGGATTCCGGGATACTGCTGTACTTCGCGGATCTCTACAACACGAACCCGACGCTGATGGCGATCTGGGCCGTGGTGCTTACCGCCGCATACGGGTGTTTCCTCGGCTTCCTCATGGACTTCCTCATGGCTCGGACGGGTCTTGATCTGAAGTCCCGAAAGATCGTGGAACACTAG
- a CDS encoding tetratricopeptide repeat protein — protein sequence MSENLDYEINKELGECYLFMGDLDKAQEYYEKAASSNGVHADPYMGLATIAVQRGQLDEALDLYQRAAAVEASDKALAGIGLVRMEQNNLDEAYARFVESLAINPENHVALFGIVQTGYTLDRLEDVVPMLEKCLAVDPMKSDVRYTLAGCLVSLGQTTEAGRHLEIILEHEPGHQTARELYEQVTAV from the coding sequence ATGAGCGAAAATCTGGATTACGAAATCAACAAGGAATTGGGCGAGTGCTACCTCTTCATGGGCGATCTGGACAAAGCCCAGGAGTACTACGAAAAAGCTGCCTCCTCCAACGGCGTGCACGCCGACCCGTACATGGGTCTGGCCACAATCGCCGTGCAGCGAGGCCAGCTGGACGAAGCCCTGGACCTGTACCAGCGCGCCGCCGCCGTGGAAGCGAGCGACAAGGCCCTGGCAGGCATCGGCCTGGTGCGCATGGAGCAGAACAATCTGGACGAAGCATATGCCAGGTTCGTCGAATCCCTCGCCATCAACCCGGAAAATCATGTGGCGCTGTTCGGCATCGTGCAGACGGGCTACACGCTGGACCGCCTCGAGGACGTGGTTCCCATGCTCGAAAAGTGTCTGGCCGTGGATCCCATGAAGAGCGATGTGCGCTACACCCTTGCGGGTTGCCTCGTGAGCCTCGGGCAGACCACGGAAGCCGGACGCCACCTCGAGATCATCCTTGAGCACGAGCCCGGACACCAGACTGCGCGCGAGCTCTACGAGCAGGTGACGGCCGTCTAG
- the hflX gene encoding GTPase HflX, with amino-acid sequence MAAKVQGNTQGLKPSQLKALSRLSHRRYPNDGGYTLDQARELAALSASVGRQIGLLIDRQGRPRHVLVGGPDSILIPELARSRLGAGRLRGLRLLHTHVHGEPLTREDLMDLVFLRLDSLACLRLGPHGMPERVQVAHLLPGLPDLPESGTPPVSEVGAPLGEDEPYRVLDFPWDKVDVDFASLTEALEDEWSRSEEAETRVTMGEESRALLVHVSNLPKSAQDASLRELTALAETAGVQVAGTVSQRMAKPNPKTVLGKGKLADLEVAALNARAGLVLFDRELTAAQMRNLADITERKVLDRTQLILDIFAQHATSRAGKLQVEKAQMEYTLPRLVGRNKALSRLTGGIGGRGPGETKLELDRRKIRDRMTRIKDELKKLRKQRGAIRARRAKAGVPVVALVGYTNAGKSTLLNALTQSEVLAENKLFATLDPTTRRLRVPEERELILTDTVGFIRELPEELKEAFQATLEELESADLLVHVADAGHLELEEQVEAVEDILRDMDLHETPRITVLNKWDTVDEETREMRRNRYPDAIPVSAKTGAGLDYLSREIASRVDWQVG; translated from the coding sequence ATAGCAGCCAAGGTTCAGGGCAACACCCAGGGGCTCAAGCCCAGCCAACTCAAGGCCCTGTCGCGTCTATCCCACCGCCGTTACCCCAACGACGGAGGGTACACGCTGGACCAGGCGCGGGAACTCGCCGCGCTCTCTGCCTCGGTAGGGCGGCAGATCGGTCTGCTGATTGATCGCCAGGGCCGGCCTCGCCACGTGCTGGTGGGCGGACCGGACTCCATCCTCATCCCCGAACTCGCCCGCAGCCGTCTGGGAGCCGGCCGCCTGCGCGGCCTGCGTCTGCTCCACACGCACGTCCACGGCGAACCGCTCACGCGCGAAGACCTCATGGACCTCGTGTTCCTGCGGTTGGATTCGCTCGCTTGCCTCCGCCTCGGTCCGCACGGCATGCCGGAGCGGGTGCAAGTGGCGCACCTCTTGCCCGGGCTGCCGGATCTGCCCGAAAGCGGCACGCCGCCGGTTTCTGAGGTAGGTGCGCCTCTGGGCGAAGACGAGCCGTATCGTGTGCTCGACTTCCCCTGGGACAAGGTGGATGTGGATTTTGCCTCGCTCACCGAGGCGCTTGAAGACGAGTGGTCGCGCAGCGAGGAAGCCGAAACCCGCGTGACGATGGGCGAGGAGAGCCGCGCACTGCTCGTGCATGTCTCCAACCTGCCCAAGTCGGCCCAGGACGCCTCCCTGCGGGAACTCACCGCCCTGGCCGAAACTGCCGGGGTGCAGGTGGCGGGCACGGTGTCCCAGCGCATGGCCAAGCCCAACCCCAAGACCGTGCTCGGCAAGGGTAAGCTCGCCGACCTCGAAGTGGCGGCTCTTAACGCCCGGGCCGGCCTTGTGCTTTTCGACCGCGAACTCACCGCGGCGCAGATGCGCAACCTCGCGGACATCACCGAGCGCAAGGTTTTGGACCGCACTCAGCTCATCCTGGACATCTTTGCCCAGCACGCCACCTCCCGCGCCGGCAAGCTCCAGGTGGAAAAGGCGCAGATGGAGTACACCCTGCCCCGGCTCGTAGGCCGCAACAAGGCTCTCTCGCGCCTCACCGGCGGCATCGGCGGCCGGGGACCTGGCGAAACCAAACTCGAACTGGACCGACGCAAGATCCGCGACCGCATGACGCGCATCAAGGACGAGCTGAAAAAGCTGCGCAAGCAGCGCGGCGCCATCCGCGCCCGACGCGCCAAGGCCGGCGTGCCGGTGGTGGCCCTGGTGGGCTATACCAATGCGGGCAAGTCCACCCTTCTGAACGCGCTGACCCAGTCCGAAGTCCTCGCGGAAAACAAGCTCTTCGCGACGCTGGACCCCACCACGCGCAGGCTCCGCGTGCCCGAAGAGCGCGAGCTCATTCTCACAGACACCGTCGGCTTCATCCGAGAGCTCCCCGAGGAGCTCAAGGAAGCATTCCAGGCCACGCTTGAGGAGCTGGAATCGGCCGATCTGCTTGTGCATGTGGCCGACGCCGGCCACCTTGAGCTGGAGGAGCAGGTGGAGGCGGTGGAGGACATCCTGCGCGACATGGACCTGCACGAGACCCCGCGCATTACCGTGCTCAACAAATGGGACACTGTAGACGAGGAAACCAGGGAGATGCGCCGCAATCGCTACCCGGACGCAATCCCCGTCTCCGCCAAGACGGGCGCAGGGCTCGACTACCTCTCCCGCGAGATCGCCTCGCGAGTGGATTGGCAGGTGGGATAG
- the flgC gene encoding flagellar basal body rod protein FlgC, with amino-acid sequence MDFMTAFDIGASALSAERTQINITSMNLANVKTTRTPGGGPYQRKAVTLAAENVDSPFSVHMKSALDRELRGVRVMDIARDQRPFKQVYEPGHPDANQEGYVLYPDINVVEEMTNMMTASRGYEANVTSIETIKNMFNKALMLGT; translated from the coding sequence ATGGACTTCATGACTGCATTTGACATCGGCGCCTCGGCGCTTTCGGCGGAACGGACCCAGATCAACATCACGTCCATGAACCTGGCGAACGTCAAGACCACCCGGACGCCGGGCGGGGGACCATACCAGCGCAAAGCCGTGACGCTGGCGGCGGAGAATGTTGACTCGCCGTTCAGCGTGCACATGAAATCCGCGCTGGATCGCGAGCTCAGGGGCGTGCGCGTCATGGACATCGCCAGGGACCAGCGGCCGTTCAAGCAGGTGTACGAGCCGGGCCACCCGGACGCCAACCAGGAAGGCTACGTCCTCTATCCGGATATCAACGTGGTGGAGGAGATGACCAACATGATGACGGCATCGCGCGGGTACGAGGCGAACGTCACGTCCATCGAGACCATCAAGAACATGTTCAACAAAGCCCTCATGCTGGGGACGTAA